The following proteins come from a genomic window of Candidatus Margulisiibacteriota bacterium:
- a CDS encoding class I SAM-dependent DNA methyltransferase, whose product MTDVVQKLWGFCHTLRHEGIDYGDYVEQITYLLFLKMADEKGAYIPKAYSWAVLKEKSGTDLTDFYIEVLRSLGKEKNLLGDIYSGALSRFTNPVNLRKLISLIDEIEWTSLNVDVKAAAYEGLLEKAAAEGKKGAGQYFTPRIVIQSIVRCIKPDPRVSNDYTIHDPAVGTGGFLVCAYEWIMEQTKGALERKMAERIMNRTYSGKELVARPRRMALMNLYLHGLHVDIALGDSLYEPPGDKRYDCILTNPPFGTKGANQAPDRDDFTVSTSNKQLNFVQHVVTILKPGGRAAMVLPDNVLFSDEAGDVFKYLMEDCNVHTILRLPNGTFTPYSQGIKANVIFFQKGIPTENTWIYDNRANIPGVTKKDRPLVPEMFEKFEKCYGNDPNGQAKRKDLGDEGRFRKFSLSQIKERKYNLDITWLKDEELDDPNSLPEPNVLAGDAITELNACVDELQEVLTLIDAENGE is encoded by the coding sequence ATGACCGATGTTGTACAAAAACTTTGGGGATTCTGTCATACATTAAGGCACGAGGGAATAGATTATGGTGATTATGTTGAGCAGATCACTTATTTGCTTTTTCTTAAAATGGCCGATGAGAAAGGCGCGTATATACCAAAAGCTTACTCCTGGGCCGTGCTAAAAGAGAAATCAGGGACCGATTTAACAGATTTCTATATTGAAGTATTAAGAAGCCTGGGTAAGGAAAAGAATCTTCTTGGGGATATCTATTCCGGGGCGTTATCAAGGTTTACTAACCCAGTCAATTTGCGGAAACTGATCAGCTTAATTGACGAAATTGAATGGACTTCTTTAAATGTGGATGTAAAAGCGGCGGCTTATGAAGGGTTATTGGAAAAGGCGGCGGCGGAAGGCAAAAAGGGGGCAGGGCAATATTTTACTCCTAGAATAGTAATCCAATCCATAGTCAGGTGTATAAAGCCGGACCCCCGTGTATCAAATGACTATACCATCCATGATCCAGCAGTAGGCACCGGAGGCTTTCTGGTCTGTGCCTATGAATGGATAATGGAACAGACAAAAGGGGCGCTTGAGAGAAAGATGGCCGAGAGGATAATGAACAGGACATATTCCGGCAAAGAGCTGGTTGCTAGACCTCGCAGAATGGCATTGATGAATTTATATTTGCACGGCTTACATGTTGATATCGCCTTAGGCGATTCGCTGTATGAGCCACCAGGAGATAAAAGATACGATTGCATCTTAACAAATCCACCCTTTGGCACCAAGGGGGCCAATCAAGCTCCGGATAGAGATGATTTTACGGTTTCAACCAGTAATAAGCAGCTTAATTTTGTTCAGCATGTAGTTACTATTCTCAAGCCCGGCGGAAGGGCGGCAATGGTTTTGCCAGATAATGTGCTATTTTCAGATGAAGCCGGCGATGTGTTTAAATATCTGATGGAGGATTGCAATGTTCATACAATATTGCGACTGCCAAACGGAACGTTTACTCCGTATAGCCAGGGTATAAAAGCTAATGTGATCTTCTTTCAGAAGGGGATACCTACCGAAAATACCTGGATTTATGATAATAGGGCCAATATTCCGGGCGTTACCAAGAAAGATAGGCCCCTTGTTCCGGAAATGTTTGAGAAATTTGAAAAGTGTTACGGTAATGATCCAAACGGACAAGCAAAACGAAAAGACCTGGGAGATGAAGGCCGTTTTCGCAAGTTTAGCCTCTCTCAAATCAAAGAGCGCAAATATAATCTAGACATTACCTGGTTGAAAGATGAAGAGCTTGACGATCCAAACTCGCTACCGGAACCGAACGTACTAGCGGGGGACGCAATCACTGAACTGAATGCCTGTGTAGATGAACTTCAGGAGGTCCTGACGCTGATCGATGCGGAGAATGGAGAATGA
- a CDS encoding DEAD/DEAH box helicase family protein, protein MFSESEYRTRKLRIDKLLVNAGWKVIRFREGMDISVLDQNAIEEYPTESGPADYLLVYKGAPLGVVEAKKISLGPQNVLIQAQRYARGVKEGPFNFGEYKIPFIYSTNGEIIWFQDLRETVSYSRIVSHFHTPFALREMLDHFKGPALEWLVNNPNDHPRLRPYQIEATKKIEEAIEAKKRQMLVAMATGTGKTFTIVSEIYRLMKAGYGKRILFLVDRRVLAAQAVGAFANFEPEPGMKFDKIYEVYSQRFKREDLGDDLKYDPKVLPEKYLTDPQAGHAFVYVCTIQRMRVNLFGWKDSFADNGGDVEDEADASILDIPIHAFDVIVADECHRGYTAVEISKWRAVLEHFDALKIGLTATPAAHTKAYFRDIVFRYDYEKAVQEGHLVDYDAVKVSSAVKMNGIFLKEGEEVGFVDTETGREKLDNLEDERAFDTADIEQRVTSPDSNKKIVEELKKYTDEQETETGRFPKTLIFAANDLPHMSHSDQLVRLCREIYGRGDDFAQKITGSPTVDRPLQRIREFRNRPNPGIVVTVDMLSTGVDIPALENIVFLRPVKSRILFEQMMGRGTRKCDEINKTHFTVFDCFDGTLLEYFRKASAFTLEPPEKPARSIIEIIESIYQNQDREYNVRCLVKRIQRIDKSVSAEGREQFARHIPEGDIKGYAKTLPQRIQQDFNASMTLLRDKAFQALLENYPRAKRVFVVAYETEDQVKSDYIFKTTDGRELKLDDYLKAFADYVEKNPDKIEAVRILLSKPEGWGTEALSELRKKLERAPENFTERKLRQAYHHELADIISMVKKGARKQNVLLSAQERVDMAIAQVKKEKSFSPEQLEWLGLIGEHLALNLAIEQKDFDYLPIFVRFGGWGKANKVFDGKLEDIIHLINKEVAAVS, encoded by the coding sequence ATGTTTTCAGAAAGTGAATATAGAACCCGAAAATTAAGAATTGATAAGCTTCTTGTTAATGCCGGGTGGAAAGTCATCCGCTTCCGAGAAGGGATGGATATTAGCGTGCTAGATCAAAATGCGATTGAAGAATACCCTACCGAAAGTGGTCCAGCAGATTACCTCTTGGTGTATAAAGGCGCTCCTCTTGGTGTAGTTGAGGCAAAGAAGATATCCCTTGGCCCGCAAAATGTACTTATCCAGGCCCAGAGATACGCTCGCGGAGTAAAAGAAGGGCCTTTTAATTTCGGGGAGTATAAAATCCCCTTCATTTACTCGACTAACGGAGAGATTATCTGGTTTCAAGATTTAAGGGAAACAGTCAGTTATTCAAGGATCGTTTCGCATTTTCATACCCCATTTGCCCTTCGAGAAATGTTGGACCATTTTAAAGGGCCAGCTTTGGAATGGCTGGTTAATAATCCAAATGATCATCCTCGCTTAAGGCCGTATCAAATCGAGGCGACCAAAAAGATTGAAGAAGCAATCGAAGCCAAGAAACGGCAGATGCTTGTTGCTATGGCAACCGGCACAGGAAAGACCTTTACAATTGTGTCTGAAATATATCGCCTTATGAAGGCAGGGTACGGTAAGCGCATCCTATTCTTAGTTGACCGAAGAGTTCTGGCTGCGCAAGCAGTGGGCGCTTTCGCTAATTTTGAGCCCGAACCCGGAATGAAATTCGATAAAATATATGAAGTATACAGCCAGCGATTTAAGAGAGAGGATTTAGGTGATGACCTCAAGTACGACCCAAAAGTATTGCCCGAAAAGTACTTAACTGATCCGCAGGCTGGACATGCTTTTGTGTATGTTTGCACGATTCAAAGGATGAGAGTTAATTTATTTGGTTGGAAGGATTCCTTTGCCGACAATGGTGGGGATGTGGAGGATGAAGCGGATGCCAGCATTCTGGATATCCCAATTCACGCTTTTGACGTTATTGTAGCCGATGAGTGTCATCGCGGTTACACTGCGGTAGAGATTAGTAAATGGCGGGCGGTATTGGAGCATTTTGATGCATTGAAGATCGGACTGACCGCCACGCCTGCTGCTCATACTAAGGCATATTTTAGAGATATCGTTTTCCGCTATGATTATGAAAAAGCGGTTCAGGAAGGGCACCTTGTTGATTATGATGCGGTAAAAGTATCTTCAGCCGTAAAGATGAATGGTATCTTCCTGAAAGAAGGAGAAGAAGTCGGTTTTGTAGATACTGAAACCGGCAGGGAGAAGCTCGACAACCTTGAAGATGAGAGAGCTTTTGATACTGCCGATATCGAGCAAAGAGTAACTTCCCCGGATAGCAATAAAAAGATTGTAGAGGAGTTAAAGAAATATACAGATGAACAAGAAACGGAAACCGGTAGATTCCCTAAAACCCTTATATTTGCTGCTAATGATTTGCCGCATATGTCCCACTCTGATCAATTAGTTCGACTTTGCCGGGAAATATACGGACGTGGTGATGACTTTGCCCAAAAAATTACCGGCAGTCCTACAGTCGATAGACCGCTGCAGAGGATAAGGGAATTTAGAAATCGACCGAATCCAGGGATTGTTGTCACCGTTGATATGCTTTCTACCGGCGTAGATATTCCAGCGCTTGAGAATATCGTATTTCTGCGGCCTGTTAAATCAAGAATTTTGTTTGAGCAGATGATGGGACGAGGGACCAGGAAATGCGATGAGATAAACAAAACGCATTTTACTGTATTCGATTGTTTTGATGGCACGCTCCTCGAATATTTCCGGAAAGCCAGCGCCTTTACCCTTGAACCGCCAGAAAAACCGGCCAGAAGTATTATTGAGATCATTGAGTCGATCTATCAGAACCAGGATCGTGAATATAACGTTCGTTGTTTGGTAAAGAGGATCCAGCGGATTGATAAAAGTGTAAGCGCGGAAGGGCGAGAGCAATTTGCCCGGCACATACCTGAAGGTGATATAAAGGGATATGCTAAAACACTCCCGCAGAGGATTCAGCAAGACTTTAATGCTTCTATGACTTTGCTTCGAGACAAAGCCTTTCAGGCTTTATTGGAGAATTATCCACGAGCAAAGCGAGTGTTTGTGGTGGCCTATGAAACCGAAGATCAGGTTAAATCGGATTATATTTTCAAAACAACGGATGGCAGAGAGCTAAAGCTTGATGACTATTTAAAGGCATTTGCTGATTATGTTGAGAAGAATCCAGATAAAATTGAAGCGGTCAGGATATTATTGAGCAAGCCGGAAGGTTGGGGGACCGAAGCTTTATCCGAACTAAGGAAGAAACTTGAGCGGGCGCCGGAAAACTTTACTGAAAGAAAGTTGAGGCAAGCCTATCATCATGAATTGGCCGATATTATCTCAATGGTAAAAAAAGGAGCTAGAAAGCAGAATGTTCTATTGTCTGCCCAAGAGAGAGTTGATATGGCTATAGCCCAAGTGAAGAAGGAAAAGAGCTTTTCCCCTGAACAGTTAGAATGGTTAGGGTTAATTGGGGAACATTTAGCGCTAAACCTTGCGATTGAGCAAAAAGATTTCGATTATTTACCTATTTTTGTTCGTTTTGGTGGTTGGGGTAAGGCCAATAAGGTATTTGACGGTAAATTAGAGGATATAATTCACTTGATCAATAAGGAGGTCGCGGCAGTATCATGA
- a CDS encoding DNA-processing protein DprA codes for MGRLVGVVGSRALPGSFSPLVSSVVSLFLARGFRVASGGAVGADSFALSALLQQGAAASGVVFSAWSSASGFPAPVRPQVSRFLSSGGRVVWGPASPGAPRQQAVFALLGRNQRLVSACSVVVAFLFGPSRGSLFSVRQAVARGVPVVVFLCGGGASLPADLVSRCFVFDFSHREVI; via the coding sequence ATGGGTCGTTTGGTTGGCGTGGTTGGCTCTCGCGCTCTGCCTGGTTCTTTTTCCCCGCTTGTTTCCTCTGTCGTTTCCCTCTTCCTTGCTCGGGGCTTCCGGGTTGCTTCCGGTGGGGCAGTGGGGGCTGATTCATTCGCTCTCTCTGCCTTGCTCCAGCAGGGGGCGGCTGCTTCTGGGGTTGTTTTCTCTGCTTGGTCTTCCGCTTCGGGGTTTCCCGCTCCGGTCCGTCCCCAGGTCAGCCGGTTTCTCTCCTCTGGCGGCCGGGTGGTCTGGGGGCCTGCTTCCCCCGGTGCGCCCCGCCAGCAGGCCGTCTTCGCGCTGTTGGGGCGCAATCAGCGGCTCGTGTCTGCCTGCTCGGTTGTGGTGGCTTTCCTCTTCGGTCCTTCCCGTGGGTCTCTCTTCTCCGTCCGCCAGGCTGTTGCCCGGGGTGTGCCGGTGGTTGTTTTCCTCTGCGGGGGCGGGGCTTCTCTCCCCGCTGATCTAGTCAGTCGGTGTTTTGTGTTTGATTTTAGTCATAGGGAGGTGATTTAG
- a CDS encoding restriction endonuclease subunit S → MNETQPNGWVETTLDNIADWGSGGTPKSTEKKYYDGNIPWLIIADLNNGIVTRSNKRITENGLKNSSAKWVEIGAVLIAMYGSIGKLGIAGIRCTTNQAIAFTTSIWGGIPNWYLFYYLKYQEADLLSMGQGGAQKNISQTILKKYPIPIPPLNEQKRIVAKLDQIMPRIDEVKERLGKVPKIVKRFKQAVLIAAVAGKLTEKWRKQHKVEIEWEGKKLQDMAEYQGGFAFESKRFNKAGNNQVIKIANVKRYGIDITLAPAFIDDQYALEACRFRLMPGDVIISMTGTRNKRDYGFNAIVQPDTIPLFLNQRVSRLRCNKSSLLPEYLSIYMKTPDFREFFFKDETGNVNQGNIGADALKLAIIPTPHIEEQREIIRQVNKLFIFADRLETHYRKAKATVDKISQSVLAKAFRGELVINETELAEKEGRKYESAEKLLERILKEKEKLVGKKAGGRGKKPNGTKKYQHKRKGNSGDGA, encoded by the coding sequence ATGAATGAGACGCAACCTAATGGATGGGTTGAAACAACTTTAGATAATATTGCTGATTGGGGCTCTGGCGGGACTCCTAAATCTACCGAAAAAAAATACTATGATGGAAATATTCCCTGGCTAATCATTGCAGATTTAAATAACGGAATTGTAACAAGATCAAACAAACGCATCACTGAAAATGGTCTAAAAAATAGCTCAGCAAAATGGGTGGAGATTGGGGCTGTTTTGATCGCTATGTATGGTAGCATCGGGAAATTAGGAATAGCTGGAATTAGGTGTACAACAAACCAGGCCATTGCTTTCACAACATCGATTTGGGGTGGAATTCCTAACTGGTATTTATTCTATTACTTAAAATATCAAGAGGCGGATTTGTTAAGTATGGGACAAGGTGGAGCACAAAAGAATATTAGCCAAACAATTCTTAAGAAATATCCAATTCCCATTCCTCCCCTCAATGAACAGAAGCGTATTGTTGCTAAGTTAGATCAAATTATGCCCCGCATTGATGAGGTCAAAGAGCGTCTGGGCAAAGTCCCAAAAATTGTTAAACGATTCAAGCAGGCCGTCCTAATTGCCGCAGTTGCAGGGAAGTTGACTGAGAAGTGGAGGAAGCAACATAAGGTCGAGATAGAGTGGGAGGGGAAAAAGTTGCAGGATATGGCAGAGTATCAAGGTGGTTTCGCATTCGAAAGTAAAAGATTTAATAAGGCGGGAAATAATCAAGTAATAAAAATAGCCAATGTAAAAAGATATGGCATAGATATTACATTGGCACCCGCATTTATCGATGACCAGTATGCTCTTGAAGCATGCCGGTTTCGTTTAATGCCTGGAGACGTGATTATCTCAATGACTGGGACTAGAAATAAAAGGGATTATGGGTTTAATGCGATCGTACAACCCGATACAATCCCACTCTTTCTTAACCAGAGGGTTTCAAGGTTGCGTTGCAACAAGTCTTCGTTACTGCCAGAATATCTGTCTATTTATATGAAAACACCTGATTTTAGGGAATTCTTTTTCAAAGACGAAACAGGCAATGTAAATCAAGGGAATATAGGGGCTGATGCATTAAAACTAGCGATTATTCCAACTCCTCACATAGAAGAACAAAGAGAAATTATCAGGCAGGTGAACAAACTGTTCATCTTTGCTGATAGGCTAGAAACCCATTACAGGAAAGCCAAGGCTACGGTGGATAAAATCTCCCAATCAGTGCTTGCTAAGGCCTTCCGCGGTGAATTGGTTATCAACGAAACTGAACTTGCGGAAAAAGAGGGGCGAAAATATGAGAGTGCGGAAAAGCTGCTTGAGCGGATATTGAAAGAGAAGGAGAAGTTGGTTGGGAAGAAAGCGGGAGGCAGAGGGAAGAAGCCTAATGGAACAAAAAAATACCAGCATAAACGAAAAGGCAATTCTGGCGATGGCGCTTAG
- a CDS encoding patatin-like phospholipase family protein: MKNKYNYRKFALVLSGGGGRGAAHLGIIKALFEQGIKPDIYIGSSVGAIIAAMMAVYDDVDLAIDKYLAFARKYGWFNLVDFPIFPQKSIKSMGGLIDGQRLIDVITEEAGLSGEKLSQTKKPLYIVSTDLNSGDEIVFGSPQKLRTPKRDHYQPLFYPKDILISKALRASIGLPVLFKPYPRNIGQRKLALLDGGIRDNCPITLAAYLPDVKYIFASVLSFAGQQNIDYFRKDIASVFFEFLEIATSYSQVGKSCENVLFSTKPAPAVRIVNPGLFSISPLALNKSEIMIASAYRTMRSILDKFDDPRQFWQRWDNKKIAGFHAPRWKAERLGQARADIVGITDQRSPVERDLKKKSLKYRLAKLFK; encoded by the coding sequence ATGAAAAACAAATATAATTATCGCAAATTTGCCCTTGTTCTCTCCGGCGGCGGTGGCCGCGGCGCCGCCCATCTTGGAATAATCAAAGCCCTTTTTGAGCAGGGGATAAAGCCTGATATCTATATCGGTTCCTCCGTTGGCGCGATCATTGCCGCCATGATGGCGGTTTATGATGATGTCGATCTTGCCATTGATAAGTATCTTGCCTTTGCCCGCAAGTATGGCTGGTTCAACCTGGTTGACTTCCCGATCTTCCCTCAAAAGAGCATTAAATCAATGGGCGGGCTGATTGATGGTCAGCGGCTGATCGATGTGATAACTGAAGAAGCCGGGCTGTCAGGGGAAAAGCTATCCCAAACAAAGAAGCCGCTTTATATTGTCTCAACTGACCTTAATTCCGGCGATGAAATCGTCTTTGGCTCTCCACAAAAGTTGAGAACACCAAAGAGGGATCATTACCAGCCGCTTTTCTATCCGAAAGACATTCTTATCTCCAAAGCACTCCGAGCAAGCATCGGTCTGCCGGTCCTATTCAAACCGTATCCGAGAAACATCGGGCAGCGCAAGCTTGCTCTCCTTGACGGCGGCATCCGTGACAATTGCCCGATCACGCTGGCAGCATACCTCCCCGATGTTAAATATATCTTCGCTTCGGTCTTGAGCTTCGCCGGCCAGCAGAATATCGACTATTTCCGCAAAGATATTGCCTCCGTCTTCTTTGAATTTCTTGAGATCGCGACCAGCTACTCCCAGGTCGGCAAATCTTGCGAAAACGTCCTGTTTTCTACCAAACCGGCCCCGGCGGTCAGGATCGTCAACCCCGGTCTCTTTTCCATCAGCCCGCTTGCTTTGAATAAGAGCGAGATAATGATCGCCAGCGCGTACCGGACAATGCGCTCGATCCTTGATAAATTTGACGATCCCCGGCAATTCTGGCAGAGATGGGATAATAAAAAGATCGCCGGTTTTCATGCTCCGCGGTGGAAAGCGGAAAGGTTAGGGCAGGCGAGGGCGGATATTGTCGGTATTACCGATCAGCGATCACCAGTTGAGAGGGATTTGAAGAAAAAGAGCTTAAAATACAGGCTGGCGAAGCTGTTTAAATAG
- the fabF gene encoding beta-ketoacyl-ACP synthase II, which yields MNDKRVVITGLGVIAPNGIGKEEFWKSNIAGKSGISLIKGFDTKNYDVKIAGEISRFNPLDYLEPIKAKRMDRFAQLGVAAAKMALSDSKIDLERENKDKIGVCLGSGLGGALFHEEQMQVIFDRGPSRANPLCVPRVCPNAVGGQISIEFDLRGPNITVSTACASGTHAIGQAFDMIRWGRADVLVAGGAEAPLTPFTFAAYSALQVLSKRNEAPEKASRPFDKERDGFVLSEGAGIIILEELNHAKKRGAYVYAELIGYGLTSGAYNMVIPLPSGNDAANSMRLAIDDAKINLEDIDYINAHGTSTQMNDKTETKAIKDVFGKYANKLKISSTKSMIGHSIGAAGSIEAIICALVIENGIIPPTINYETVDPECDLDYIPNHAKEMVVNNVLSNSFGFGSTNATIVLKRHK from the coding sequence ATGAACGATAAGAGAGTTGTCATAACCGGACTTGGCGTTATTGCTCCTAATGGAATAGGGAAAGAAGAATTTTGGAAATCAAATATTGCTGGTAAATCTGGCATTTCTCTTATAAAAGGATTTGATACCAAGAATTATGACGTTAAAATTGCCGGAGAAATATCTCGTTTTAATCCCCTGGATTACTTAGAGCCCATCAAAGCGAAAAGAATGGATCGTTTTGCTCAGCTTGGTGTCGCAGCTGCAAAAATGGCTCTTTCTGATTCTAAAATTGATTTAGAAAGGGAAAACAAAGATAAAATTGGTGTTTGTTTGGGTTCTGGTTTAGGTGGGGCTTTATTTCATGAGGAACAGATGCAAGTCATTTTCGATCGGGGGCCAAGCAGAGCTAACCCCTTATGTGTTCCCCGAGTTTGCCCCAATGCGGTTGGCGGACAAATATCGATAGAATTTGATTTGAGAGGCCCTAATATAACGGTTTCGACTGCATGTGCTTCTGGAACACATGCAATCGGCCAGGCTTTTGACATGATTCGTTGGGGAAGAGCAGACGTATTAGTTGCTGGTGGGGCAGAAGCGCCTCTAACACCTTTTACTTTTGCTGCCTATAGTGCATTGCAAGTATTATCGAAAAGAAATGAAGCTCCGGAAAAGGCAAGTAGACCTTTTGATAAAGAAAGAGATGGGTTTGTTTTAAGTGAAGGGGCTGGAATTATTATATTGGAAGAGCTCAATCATGCTAAAAAACGAGGGGCGTATGTCTATGCTGAACTCATTGGTTATGGATTGACAAGTGGTGCTTACAATATGGTTATTCCACTCCCTAGCGGAAATGACGCCGCAAATTCGATGAGATTGGCTATAGATGATGCCAAGATTAATTTGGAAGATATAGATTATATAAATGCACATGGCACATCAACGCAAATGAATGATAAAACTGAGACAAAAGCGATAAAAGATGTTTTTGGTAAATATGCGAACAAATTGAAAATAAGTTCAACTAAATCAATGATAGGACATTCAATTGGTGCTGCTGGGAGTATTGAAGCAATAATATGCGCTTTAGTTATAGAGAATGGCATTATCCCCCCAACTATTAATTATGAAACGGTTGATCCAGAATGTGATTTAGATTATATTCCAAATCATGCTAAAGAAATGGTGGTTAATAATGTTCTATCGAATTCCTTTGGTTTTGGCAGCACAAATGCGACTATTGTTTTGAAGAGGCATAAATAA
- a CDS encoding acyl-CoA thioesterase, translated as MEKEFVFEKTAYLHDTNLFGNVYFARYFEWQGMAREEFFRQVMPNIQQFLKSGIRLVTIDASMQYKKEVTLFDQVLIKLAVDNLKISTFDLIFTFVNKNTNDVIATGKQKIGFTDALYKVIPIPDEFKMGWEKLTKNML; from the coding sequence ATGGAAAAAGAGTTTGTTTTTGAGAAGACCGCTTATTTGCATGACACTAATCTGTTTGGGAACGTTTATTTTGCTCGTTATTTTGAATGGCAGGGAATGGCAAGAGAGGAATTCTTTAGGCAAGTTATGCCTAATATCCAACAATTTCTAAAATCTGGTATTAGACTGGTCACAATTGACGCTTCTATGCAATATAAAAAAGAGGTTACGCTATTTGACCAGGTTTTAATCAAATTAGCAGTTGATAATCTGAAAATAAGCACATTTGATTTGATATTTACATTTGTAAATAAGAATACTAATGATGTTATTGCGACTGGTAAACAAAAAATCGGCTTTACGGACGCTTTATACAAAGTGATTCCCATACCAGATGAATTTAAGATGGGTTGGGAAAAACTAACAAAAAATATGTTGTAA
- a CDS encoding acyl carrier protein encodes MSQENIEIKVKQVLSKQLEIDINKINTESLLVNDLGMDSFGAVELAFGLSDEFNIKVPLEDLGAIKKVEDVVDYIGKKQGGK; translated from the coding sequence ATGTCACAGGAAAATATAGAAATAAAAGTAAAGCAAGTCTTGTCGAAACAATTGGAAATAGATATTAATAAAATCAACACAGAATCTTTGTTAGTCAATGATTTAGGCATGGATTCATTTGGAGCAGTTGAGCTTGCCTTTGGATTATCAGATGAGTTTAATATCAAAGTCCCCTTAGAAGATTTAGGCGCAATTAAGAAAGTAGAAGATGTAGTTGATTACATTGGAAAAAAACAAGGAGGGAAATGA